In the genome of Bradyrhizobium arachidis, one region contains:
- a CDS encoding response regulator transcription factor, with amino-acid sequence MPGLVHVVDDDESFRTAIERRLKLAGYEVATYASAKELLDAGPDDEQASCILLDVRIPGLSGPDLQTQLVASGSTLPIIFLTGFADTPTTVRAIKAGAEDFLTKPISSEQLIDAIERALARQSVARAHRGRLETFRVHLATLTQRERQVFDLIVRGRINKQIAHALGTTERTVKAHRHQVMEKMQVHSLAELVSIAERLGMLDANGD; translated from the coding sequence GTGCCAGGCCTCGTTCACGTGGTCGACGACGATGAATCCTTTCGGACGGCGATCGAGCGTCGGCTGAAGCTGGCGGGCTATGAGGTCGCGACCTATGCGTCGGCGAAGGAACTGCTGGATGCCGGGCCGGACGACGAGCAGGCGAGCTGCATCCTGCTCGACGTGCGGATACCGGGATTGAGCGGCCCCGACCTGCAGACTCAATTGGTCGCATCGGGCTCGACGCTGCCGATCATCTTCCTGACCGGCTTCGCCGACACGCCGACCACCGTGCGGGCGATCAAGGCGGGCGCGGAAGACTTCCTGACCAAGCCGATCTCCTCGGAGCAGTTGATCGACGCTATCGAGCGCGCGCTGGCGCGCCAGAGCGTCGCGCGTGCGCATCGCGGCAGGCTGGAGACATTTCGTGTCCACCTGGCGACGCTGACGCAGCGCGAGCGGCAGGTGTTCGATCTCATCGTGCGCGGCCGGATCAACAAGCAGATCGCGCACGCGCTCGGGACCACCGAACGCACCGTGAAGGCGCATCGCCATCAGGTGATGGAGAAGATGCAGGTCCATTCGCTTGCGGAACTCGTTTCGATCGCGGAGCGGCTCGGAATGCTCGATGCGAATGGCGATTAA
- a CDS encoding invasion associated locus B family protein — MPRPIDCLSGLLTFAVIATATSSGIAAQKTAQADKPAEFATRGQREAKDITYGDWQKLCFKAGGAPTLCRTSITGKFPTGQTAVRVDLIEREDAPIARLQLFVPVGMYLQQPPKLTIDQGTPFRVPYTWCATNLCIAADVASPNTVKDLASGKALTLELVDSNLLALTTSVPLEQFASVRSGAPAKTLEQYVDE, encoded by the coding sequence ATGCCCCGCCCTATTGATTGTCTCTCCGGTCTCTTGACGTTTGCGGTCATCGCCACCGCGACAAGCTCCGGCATCGCCGCACAGAAGACGGCGCAGGCCGACAAGCCCGCCGAGTTTGCAACGCGCGGCCAGCGCGAAGCCAAGGACATCACCTATGGCGACTGGCAAAAACTCTGCTTCAAGGCCGGCGGGGCGCCGACGCTGTGCCGGACCTCGATCACGGGCAAATTCCCGACCGGTCAGACCGCGGTGCGCGTCGACCTGATCGAGCGCGAGGATGCTCCCATCGCCCGGCTGCAATTGTTCGTGCCCGTCGGCATGTACCTGCAACAGCCGCCCAAATTGACGATCGACCAGGGCACGCCGTTCCGCGTGCCCTACACCTGGTGTGCCACCAATCTCTGCATCGCGGCCGACGTGGCGTCGCCTAACACCGTCAAGGACTTGGCATCGGGCAAGGCGCTGACGCTCGAGCTGGTCGATTCGAATCTCCTGGCCCTCACGACCTCGGTGCCGCTGGAGCAGTTCGCGTCCGTCCGCAGCGGCGCGCCGGCGAAGACGCTGGAACAGTATGTCGACGAGTGA
- a CDS encoding alpha/beta hydrolase family protein, giving the protein MHRLPAILCSFAITLLALFVAALPARAEDEIRIQEEIWALPLPLPMFAYLVRPVGDGPFPLVIMNHGVSLIPRDRSFFPLVEFRDAAKWFAKRGYLVVAPVGSGYGAQAIDVPDRALFGPFFSKIGKCTNPNFHDAGLAVAQVDLWIIDFLAAEKRIIPKDVIVVGQSAGGWAAMALSSVNPPQVKAVIIFAAGRGGRVGGKPNNNCAPDRLVEATADFGRTSRVPMLWIYIENDTFFGPELSKRMYAAFTASGGRAEYHLMPPFGNEGHFFIGSPEAIPLWSPLVTKFLDAQK; this is encoded by the coding sequence ATGCATCGCTTGCCTGCAATTCTGTGCTCGTTCGCGATCACCCTCCTCGCCCTTTTCGTCGCCGCATTGCCCGCGCGCGCCGAGGACGAGATCCGCATCCAGGAGGAGATCTGGGCGTTACCCCTGCCGCTGCCGATGTTCGCCTATCTGGTGCGCCCGGTCGGCGACGGCCCGTTCCCGCTCGTGATCATGAATCACGGCGTGTCGCTCATTCCGAGGGATCGCAGCTTCTTTCCGCTGGTGGAATTCCGCGATGCCGCCAAATGGTTCGCAAAGCGCGGCTATCTCGTGGTGGCGCCGGTCGGCAGCGGTTATGGCGCGCAGGCGATCGACGTTCCCGATCGCGCGCTGTTCGGCCCGTTCTTCTCCAAGATCGGCAAATGCACCAATCCCAATTTCCATGATGCCGGCCTTGCGGTCGCGCAGGTCGATCTCTGGATCATCGACTTTCTGGCCGCCGAGAAGCGGATCATCCCGAAGGACGTGATCGTGGTCGGCCAGTCCGCCGGCGGCTGGGCCGCGATGGCGCTGTCGAGCGTGAACCCGCCGCAGGTGAAGGCGGTCATCATCTTCGCCGCCGGGCGCGGCGGCCGGGTCGGCGGCAAACCCAACAACAATTGCGCGCCCGACAGGCTGGTCGAGGCGACCGCGGATTTCGGCCGCACCTCGCGCGTGCCGATGCTGTGGATCTACATCGAGAACGACACGTTCTTCGGGCCCGAGCTGTCGAAGCGCATGTACGCCGCCTTCACCGCCAGCGGCGGGCGCGCCGAATATCATCTGATGCCGCCGTTCGGCAATGAGGGGCATTTCTTCATCGGCTCGCCGGAGGCGATCCCGCTCTGGTCGCCGCTGGTGACGAAGTTCCTCGATGCGCAGAAATGA
- a CDS encoding aspartate:alanine exchanger family transporter codes for MDTVRWIITTAPEIFLLLAIAIGTILGRIRIRGFSIGTTACILIVAVLIGQLGSFAFPPVLRAILFSLFVFTIGYRSGPEFFASLSVRTLAQVVLALVIGATGLVLVLIFAYAFKLDSGTAAGLTAGALTQSSVIGTASGALAQLGLPADVLKQQEAHIAAGYAVTYVLGYILTLLFVPFVAPRLMRIDLKAEAKKLEAQLAGGTPAKTDNLSYRKFQARAYRVSAAAGRTVEAIETEIGRRTIVERIVRRGADIPPHRETVLEANDDIVLTGPTVAIVAAEPVIGEEIDADALLKSLPGNVIEVLVENRKLHGRSIREVAEIVGDSARGVFLRALTRMGREVPLGPDTRVYVGDVMTLVGSTGNIARAAVQVGHALNAGDRTDIAFLATGIAVGLLAGLASVKVGGVALTLGGGGGALIAGLVFGWLRSRKPTLGAMPPAAQQTLSDIGLGGFIAAVGLGNGLAAWSAIQAHGLLLVGMGIVVTLIPMTVGTLVAYYVLRMNPVVTCGALAGAMTVDAAVTGACDVAESQTPVLGVAVPYAVGNVVLTVLGPIVVAATFSG; via the coding sequence ATGGATACCGTCAGGTGGATCATCACCACCGCACCGGAGATCTTCCTGCTGCTGGCCATTGCGATCGGCACCATCCTCGGCCGCATCAGGATTCGCGGCTTCTCGATCGGCACCACCGCCTGCATCCTGATCGTCGCCGTCCTGATCGGACAGCTCGGCAGCTTCGCGTTCCCGCCGGTTCTGCGCGCGATCCTGTTCAGCCTCTTCGTCTTCACCATCGGTTACCGGTCGGGACCGGAATTCTTCGCTTCGCTGAGCGTGCGGACCCTGGCGCAGGTCGTGCTGGCGCTGGTGATCGGCGCGACGGGTCTCGTGCTCGTGCTGATCTTCGCCTATGCGTTCAAGCTCGATAGCGGAACGGCCGCAGGCCTCACCGCCGGCGCGCTGACGCAATCATCAGTGATCGGCACCGCCTCGGGCGCGCTGGCGCAGCTCGGCCTGCCCGCCGATGTGTTGAAGCAGCAGGAAGCCCATATCGCGGCGGGCTATGCCGTGACTTATGTGCTCGGTTACATCCTGACGCTGCTGTTCGTTCCATTCGTGGCACCGCGGCTGATGCGGATCGATCTCAAGGCGGAGGCGAAGAAGCTCGAGGCGCAGCTTGCGGGCGGTACTCCTGCAAAAACCGACAACCTCTCCTATCGCAAATTCCAGGCCCGCGCCTATCGCGTCTCGGCCGCCGCGGGCCGCACCGTCGAGGCGATCGAGACGGAGATCGGCCGCCGCACCATCGTCGAGCGGATCGTGCGGCGCGGCGCCGACATCCCGCCGCACCGCGAGACCGTGCTCGAGGCAAACGACGACATCGTCCTGACCGGCCCGACTGTCGCGATCGTCGCGGCGGAGCCCGTGATCGGCGAGGAGATCGACGCCGACGCGCTGCTGAAGAGCTTGCCTGGTAACGTCATCGAGGTGCTCGTGGAGAACCGCAAGCTGCACGGCCGCTCGATCCGCGAAGTCGCCGAGATCGTCGGCGACAGCGCACGCGGCGTGTTCCTGCGCGCCCTCACGCGGATGGGCCGGGAGGTGCCGCTCGGGCCCGACACGCGCGTCTATGTCGGCGATGTCATGACGCTGGTCGGCAGCACCGGCAATATCGCGCGGGCCGCAGTGCAGGTCGGCCACGCGCTCAACGCCGGCGACCGGACCGACATCGCCTTCCTTGCCACCGGCATCGCCGTCGGCCTTCTGGCCGGCCTTGCCAGCGTCAAGGTCGGCGGGGTCGCCTTGACGCTTGGTGGCGGCGGCGGCGCGCTGATCGCGGGTCTCGTCTTCGGCTGGCTGCGCTCGCGCAAGCCGACCCTGGGCGCGATGCCGCCGGCGGCGCAGCAGACCTTGAGCGACATCGGTCTTGGCGGCTTCATCGCCGCGGTCGGGCTCGGCAATGGTCTTGCCGCCTGGTCGGCGATCCAGGCCCACGGCCTGCTGCTGGTCGGCATGGGCATCGTCGTCACGCTGATCCCGATGACGGTCGGAACGCTGGTCGCTTACTACGTCCTGCGCATGAACCCGGTCGTGACCTGCGGGGCGCTCGCCGGCGCCATGACGGTCGATGCCGCCGTCACCGGCGCCTGCGACGTCGCCGAGAGCCAGACGCCGGTGCTCGGCGTCGCCGTGCCCTATGCGGTCGGCAATGTCGTGCTGACGGTGCTCGGCCCGATCGTGGTGGCCGCAACGTTTTCAGGATGA
- a CDS encoding response regulator transcription factor — protein sequence MPTHQSVFIVDDDPSVRTSMSRLLRAHGFVATLFESAGALLDYGGLERAICIVLDINLDGKSGIELRLRLTERGVTAPVIYITGNDSPANRTAAIASGCVAYLTKPFSAESLIESVTRAATA from the coding sequence GTGCCGACGCACCAGTCCGTCTTCATCGTCGATGACGATCCGTCCGTCCGGACGAGCATGTCGAGGCTGCTCCGCGCGCACGGTTTCGTCGCCACGCTGTTCGAGTCCGCGGGCGCCTTGCTCGACTACGGCGGATTGGAGCGGGCGATTTGCATCGTGCTCGACATCAACCTAGACGGGAAATCCGGCATCGAGCTGCGCCTGCGGCTGACGGAGAGGGGTGTGACCGCGCCGGTCATCTACATCACCGGAAACGACAGTCCGGCGAACCGCACCGCGGCGATCGCATCGGGCTGCGTCGCCTATCTGACCAAGCCGTTTTCCGCCGAATCCCTGATCGAGTCGGTAACGCGCGCGGCTACGGCTTAG